Part of the Ammospiza nelsoni isolate bAmmNel1 chromosome 6, bAmmNel1.pri, whole genome shotgun sequence genome is shown below.
GGACTGCAGCGGCGAGGCAAGTGTAGGAGGGAGAGCGGTGATGACAGAGGAGAGGTGTGCCAAAGTAAGTGACCAAGTCAGTCCCCAGGGCTCCTGGATGGAAAATACGGGATGGGAGCTGTGCCCATGTGCATTTGCTGGGACCCACCCATAAACTCTGCAAGAAGCTTGCAGGAGTTTCTACCATTGCTTCCTACATCTTCCTGAGAGTTTCTCACCTGTACAGTTGACTAGGTGTCCACACATAAATTCGGTCACACCTCCGAATTTTCTCCAACCACGCTGGATGAGCTGTAATTCTTGAGACCATGTGGTTGTCATCTGTTCTGTTCAGTTCTGATACCCTGTGCCTTTAGTAATGGCACTTACTATGGTGAACCTCTGCACAAGCAATTTTGCTATGTGCACTTTCAGTTTGGGGTAGTATTTTGTATCTTGTCTCCAGGCAAGGAAGAAGCTTTAGTGGGACATGAGACCTCTATGAGCATGAACTTCATTTATCCTGAGATCTTTGATGGTTATTACCTGCTTTCTATTTGCTTTATCCAGTTTAAAGTATCTCCCTACAGTCAGATTCTTTACTTGACAAGCAGTTTCCTTATGTAAGACATGTCAAGTGCTTGATGCATTTCTTTTGTTACAAAGTTCAAAACATATTTGGTGGAGTCACCTGTGCAATCTTCCAAGAGTAAATTTACATCATTAACAATTAGTAGTACTGCTGTCATTTTTGAAGgtaaattttaaaactattcTTCCAATATTGACCTTGTTAGGAATTAAAGGTTTATTAATATATCTGTGAAGCTCTAAAGGTAGCTGGATGGGAATATCTAAGTGGGAAAATAAATTGTACAAGGTCATCTTAGCAGAAGACACAACTAGAATAATAAAATTAGAAAACGAGGtacaggaaaaacaattttttatctTGAATTTGTATGCATATATTGTGCAGGTCTTCTAGCAAAACTGCCTGAATTTTTACCTTGGAACACTGGAACGATAAAGCTCTTTTTATCTCAAACAGGTTCTGTTGCGCCTTGCCTTGGAATATTATCAGTGTTACGCAAGCTGCTAATAACATTTAGTGTTTTATAGCAGCTTCTTTCTAAGTGAATCTGCACGGGGAGTGATTACATGCTGCACTGTAGTATTCTgacatttgcattttaaagccatttctgaAAATGAAGCCTCAAAACATCCCTATCAATTGTTTCCAAGGTCTCTCTCTTTAATATTTCCATGTCAGCTATGGCCTGTATAAATTCCTCTTCTGACCATCAAAGCTGTTAGAGAATTGCTTGGGAAAAGCAAATGTAGCTCAGATCTTTGGGTGCAGCTTGCAACTACAGGTCTCTGTGAACAAAAGCAGATCCACCAAGAAGCCTTTTTTTGCCTCTGGAAAAGTGTGACTTTTCAAAGTGACTGCCACAAAAGGACTGGGATTGCCTGTGGGGATGTGGTCAACATGCAGTGGCTGGGCAGAATCTACACTGCTTTTACAGTGGGGGACAGAGCCTGCCTGGCCTGGTGTAAGGCCTAATGGAGCCAAGTCAGCCCACCAAAATCTGGTAGCAAATTTGAGGTGGCAGGACAGAGGAGGTTCAAGCAGAGTCTGCACCACACATCATGCTGCCACAAAGCTTCTCATCTGCTGAGCAACGGGAATGCTGTTACCCGATTTATTGTATCATCAGAGTGCAAGAAGTACTTTGAGATGGAAATACTTTTGAGTTCTTttgtacatataaaaataaacccaagtTATATCAGGTGATCAAAGCAGCTGTTAAAGCTGGTTTACCCAAAGCATGACCCACTGAAGCCATTTTCACTGTTCCCTGCAGGTGGAGCAATATGTTGGTGAGATTAAAGGTGGCCTGAGACCAACCATGAAGCTCACAGTCATAGGCATGGTACACTCCAAACCCAAGAGGTAGGTGAAGGGACTGCTGGGAGCTTCACCCTGATACACATGCTCCTACCTGTCTTCTAAATTCAGACACTTTCTTGGAGGTATGTGCTCtttgaaggaagaaaatcaaacaaattAACAATTTATGGCCTTATTTAACTTTCCTGCATTCAGACTAAGATTACAAGGTCAGGGAGGAGTTCACTGTTTGGCCTTTCTGACTGCCCTGACAAGATTTTCTACTCCTTCCCCTTGCCTAATGTGAGCTGGAGGGAACACAAAAGTTGCATTTCTCGTTCAGAAAGAGGTGCAATTCTCAACCTGAATCTTGGTTGTCTGTGGGGGGTTGAAATCAACACCATTTAAAAACCAGTTTAGGCACAGGAGGTGGAGGTTCATTGCTGTCTTTTATCTGGATAACAGCAACTCTGCTCGTCATTACACTGTTTTGGCATCTACAGCTATCAGCTCCACTGCTTCCACTGGTGAAGAGTATGCCATAACCTCTTTTAGGACATAAATGAGTACCTGTTGAAGGGTTTGATTTCAGTCAAGACAGAGGGAAAGCAACATCAGAAATCACTAGCATTCTACTGGACACTGGGGCAGGAAACAAAGACCAGCTGGGTCTCATCCCTTTCTCCAGCTTCTAAGCTTGTAGAAGTCCTATGTTTCAGTCTGACATGGAAACAACAGCTGTCTCTAGTCTCTATAAGCATCTGCCATGTTCACTATGCCTTTTCATATTTCTGAAAGTTCCAGTCATTTAACAGatcttttttcagcttttcagtgAGCCTGGTCTGTGATCCAGTGGATGCCAACAAAGACGTTGGGCTGTTATTCACAGTTAACTTCAGTGAGAAATCCATCACTCGAAATGCACGAATTGCTGGTAaatggggaagagaagagaagactaTTCCCTACTTTCCATTTACAGCAGGCGACACGTTCAAGGTAATTTTTCAGGTACTATGAATAGGTAGAGAAAAGGAGGGGAGAAAAGCTGAAGGCTGTGTATATGGCCACAAACAGCCAACCACTGACATTGCCAGGTTAACTAGTCTAGTGTGGCACAGACAGCAACAGTTCAAGCCCTGATGGGAAAGAGGCATCCCTTTCTGTAATCGCAGTTGGAGTACCCACTGGAGCTCTGCAGTATCATCTCAGGAGAGGGTAGGTTATTTATTAGGGGCATTTCAGAAGAACTGGTAGACTTTGTGCTTTGCTATCCATGACATTTAGTTCTAAGTCCATGCTGTTGAaatcagccctgctgctgatcTCTAACACCCTTCCCTGTCCTTTTCCACTGCAGATGGAGCTCTTATGTGAACACCAGCAAATACGAGTCTTGCTTGATGGACGGCAGCTCTGCGACTTCACTCACCGCGTTCAGCCTCTGAACTTGGTGAAAGCTTTGCGGATCTCAGGGGACATCAAGCTTACCAAAGTGGCTTGAAAAAAGGAGACCAGGATATCACCAGAGGACAGAGGAAAATGTACTTTCTCTTGCCTCAGAcatgttttgtctttttcccctggctGATTCTGGGGAATGGGAACTGTATCTTTTTAATTCACTGATGTGTTTGAGATacacacttttttccccccatacATACTCACAGCAATTGCAGAGCTATGGCTGGTCTGAATAAATCTCAAAGCCTTTGCTGAGAAACACTTCTGGCTGAAACACTCCCAAACTGCAAGATTTATGATGTTATGCAGTATCTCACATCCTTATAGCTCCTTACTCCCTCAGGCATGCCAGGAGGCCAAGCCCAGTCCTCTGTGGTGGGTGGCTGTGGTGGGTGACCAGAACTGGGCATTATGCAGGTGGTGGGTCTGAGAAAAGAGGAGATTTTCTTATAAATGAATTAGGGAGTCTGATGGGCCCCAGCAAGGTTCACATTATCAGGAGGGAATTGCTTTTCTTGGAAGCAGTACTCAGTCAGTCACAAAAACATCTGTGCcttccagcagagagcaataaATGCCTTACCTGCCTTACCCCGTCTCTTCCAGGCAGCTTTTCCAGAATTGAAAGGTTTTGACAGCTGTGGATTTCACAGTCTTCTCTGGACCAGCCCTAGGAAatggtgtctgcagctgaaacTGCACTGCCCATTCTTGTTCTTGCATATGATTAAAACTGCACCTTTGCTGGCAAACTTCTTTATGAGCTCTCTTAAGTATTTGAATGCATGCAGTGTTATTTCATTGCTGTGGCTTTTGAGGAAAATCCTAAATACATGGCTAttctaataaataaaaagcatgtATCATATTCTGCCTTTGGTGATGAAGGGACTTCTTTTTAGTACACAACTCAGAGAACAAAACATCTGTACAGAAATGAATCTGTGGATAGAGGATTATCAAATTCCTCTATGACTTCAGGGAAGATATCGAGCATGCTGCCTTTTTGAAGGCTCTGCAGAATCTGGCTGTCAGATACAGGTACTCAGATAAAACAAGAAACTTTATGAAAATAGTGTATCAGCAGGCTGATTGGGTATTTGAAGAATTTCCTACATTCCATTATATCTTCTGGTGTCTCAGTTTATATATAAATCTAAAATTATAGTGTATTAAACCATTATTTTTCATATACTCAAACTGATCTCTGAGAAAAAAACACATCTCTAAAAAGCACAGGATATTCAAATGcagggggtttttgtttgtttgtttttttaatatttaattatacCAAAGACAAGTTTAGTAGacaaataatggaaaaaataatgactTAAGATAGAAAAAGCAATAGTGAGGACTGCTACTATAGTTCTCTATCCAAATGGTGCTCCAACATAAATGGACTTACGGTAATTATCAAAAGGAAAAGTCTTGGTTTTATGGATGAGGAATTTCTTCCAATATATTCAGCACCAGAAATTATCTGGAACTTCCACTGGTCTGCTTTGATACTCAGGATCCTATTCTGATGTGGGACATTGCCAGCATAAGAGTAATCTATATGGGTGAGGAGCAAGatcttttgttcttttcctgtcTAACAGAGAACTAAATAGTAGagcagatggatggatggacagacagacagacagaccccTTGTTTGTTTTGCAATGCATATTATCCTGGAAGCTGGGCTGTGACTTAGCACAAGATTCGTGTGGTATGCCGAGAAAGGCAGCctcagccaccagcacctttcATGACTTAGATGTTTCAGTCTTAACTAAGTTTATGAGCCCCTTTATAAAGGGGGAAGGAGCAAGACAATTCTGCTTTAAGATAAAGCACAACCTGGATCTGTCAGACGTAGACTGAATACTTGTGCAAAAGATCCTTTTCTTCCATCTTGGAATATCTTGACGTTTCTTCATAAAGCCCCATTTGTCTGTGTCCACCTGTTTTGGTCTCTTTCTTGGATGGTAAATTCAAGGGGAGGAAATTATGGGTCTACATGATTTGGTCTGCATGGTCTCCTAGGACCTGGTAGGTGTTATGGTGATTCAAATAATGAACATTGACTATCAAGGGAAAAACAATACTCCTGGACAACATGAGCAGGAAGTTTGTCATAAATGTGGTTTGTCATTTGGCATGGAGTCCACATTGCTCATGTCAGCGGCTTGATTGCCTCAATCCACTGCACTCGCTCTGCCTTGGAGCTGGCCTGGATGTAATAATGAATGTCATTTTTGGTGATGATTTTGAAAAGGTTGCCTTGCACATTGCCTTTCActcctgcagagaaaaaaaaccccaacatgtCAGGAGGGTGCACAGAGAAAATCTTTCTGGCAGATATGAAGCTTCATAAGAATTTGAATTACATAAATTAGGGAATcaaatctttcctttttgttaTGGATAAGACATCTAAAGCTTTTGTGTCTTTGATGTCCTTCTTCAaaacccctggaagtgttcaaggccaggttggatagggCTTTGAGCAAACAGGTTAAGTTGAAGTTGACCCTGTCTGTGGCAGGGAGATTGAAACTAAATGATCTTTGGGgccccttctaacccaaacatttgttgattctgtgattctataaaaaTGTAGTATAGAAAATCTTGCCACAGATTGTATGAACTACTGTGCACTCTACAACATATCTAAAATAGTCTCTGTTTAGGTGGAGACTATTACTTGAGTTATACACTGAATGAATAATGAACCCCTACCATTTTGCATGGTAGATTGGATTTTCTCCTGCCCATAGCTGGGTTCCTTTTAGCAAGGAGCTCTATTGTTCATCATGTGCCCCTGCCCCCTAGACCAAGGCTTTTTCAGACCTTCTCTTTAGAAAGATTTTCTGTCCTTGATATCTACACATTGTGCTTACTGTCataaaataaattgctttaatAGCAGAAACACTTATCTATGAGGCTGAGGCTCTGGACAAATGCCTGAGCTAAGCCTTCACTCCAGCAGAACTggttttttattgctttctttaTGTGTCCCCTACATTTGGGTTCTAGCAGgtcagaaaggaaaaggtaaTAGCGTAAGTTGAGAGGACACAGAAATGGATGGCACCAGAAGATGCCTCAAGACTTCGAGTTAACACCCAAAAAGAAAGTGGTTTCTCTTTGTCTGTTAACTCTGGAATATTAATCAGTCTTAGGACTGTCTCAGAGGTCATATGACTAAGAAAAGCCCATATAAAGAGAACACCCAAGATATGTAGAAATGACACTAAAAAAAAAGTCCCCTTTGCTTTACACAACCCAGCAGTACAGGGACTTGTGACATGCCTCTTCCCTTGCTTgcaaagggaaatggaaagTCAGCCCACCTGTGCATACGAGCAGCCATATATATACAAACCCATACCCAAAGACTGTGTTGCTACAGCATACATATAAATGTGTGACATTTCAGAGGCTTGTGCTCACCTGCTGGGACTCCATTGTCCTCCAGAGCTGAGACAAGACAGCCACGAAGAGAGAATCCACCTACTGGCTTGTTATCTTCctgcaaagaaaaaggaaacaaggcATAGCTGGAAAACATAATTTCCCAGAGCACATGCATCACTTTTATGAAGTTGGAGACATAATAGCAGTTTGGTTTTTCCAGGCATGAAACACCTATGTCACAAGAGAAATCAATTAGAACATGTAGTTAAAGGCATTACTATATTTTTTCAGTCCCAGATGTTTCCCTAATGTAGCTGGGCATGGTGTACATCCATTAAAAGCACAAATGTAGGCAATCACACTTCAAATGTACGTATGGTTTTATCAATAACAACATACtgaattatatatatttctgtaaGTATTTagcttgctgctttgcactGAGACTGTATGGGAAAAATCTGGTTCTTTTCCCTAGTTGGCTGGCATCTTGTTTCTTGCCTGCAGGTTCTGCAGTTTCAGCTTATAGCCTTACAAGGATAATTTGcagtgaaaaaaatccccaaaacccatGTAggaacaggaaacaaaaaatgaaCTGGCTCCATAAACTCTTTTCACTGATATGTCATTTCTATTCACTTTAAAAGTCACATAAAGCATTTCTATATATGTGCTTCTTGCAATCCTGTTTGGCTTTGTGGTACCCTAAGTATCTGAGTTGCTCACATTGATTATTACATTCATGAACATAAATTCTACTTTTCAtgagaaagtttaaaaatgaGTAGTAGAAATTCTATACATACTTTGGCATTAAGAAGACCCTATTCAGTGCTGGAATAAGGTTGTAAAAAATCTCAGACCCAGTATGATCCTCAAACAGTAGGATTTCAGCCCAGAAAGATCACAACCCAGGAAGAAAGCCTGCAGGACCATGGTCCCAGAGCGCGAAGGTGCAGCAAGAGAGCAATCCCAAGAACAGGAAGCTGCTGCCCAGCTAAGGAAAAGGAATCTCACTGggaaaaaggacagaaaatgcAGGGCTACAAAGTCCTACAAGGACAACCTCCTAGGGTGAGGCCAGAGAAATCTAATTCCTGGAAACAGATAGAGGAACCCAGAGTGGCAGAAACATTTACAGTGTAACTGTGTCTTCactaaaatgtttctaaaaggATTTCTGGGGATGGTAACTTCCCACTCACGTACCTTGGTGGGATCATAGTAGTGCAAAAAAGCAGGATCAGCTCTCAAAACAAATTTTCTCACCTTCCAGTTTTTCCTCTTGTGCCCCTGCAAAATGGAAGAATTAAAATTACCTTGTGAAATGACCGTTTTCCGACAAGCTGAAGGGGAGACATAAATACCAAAACAAGAGGGTTTGGACccaacagagaaaaatatttcctaacaTCTTGGTAATTCCCATGACCTTCTGCTTATGTTTCTTCTTCATATATTCTCCTTCATCtcttccttccctgtgctgAGAACTAATAAAGCAGAGTGACAGGAACAAATGGTTATATCCCTCATTCCtccttttcatttcagattACATATGGGTTTCAGATTAAGACCCCATGCTGTGTGACCCAAAGGGGTTATGTCAGGTCCTTTTGCAGCTCGTTACTCTTTCACCACagccctgtcactgctgccaggcctgtgccaggccctgggggCATTCCCTCTCCTGGAGGTTTGGTGCTGGGATCAGGGCCagcccggggctggggctgctgggggctgtccctggctgctgctgcccatgggcAGGGGCTCCTGGGCAGCTCTCgtgtcctgtgctgctggagactgccctgccagcc
Proteins encoded:
- the LOC132074682 gene encoding galectin-related protein A-like encodes the protein MTEERCAKVEQYVGEIKGGLRPTMKLTVIGMVHSKPKSFSVSLVCDPVDANKDVGLLFTVNFSEKSITRNARIAGKWGREEKTIPYFPFTAGDTFKMELLCEHQQIRVLLDGRQLCDFTHRVQPLNLVKALRISGDIKLTKVA